A window from Rhizosphaericola mali encodes these proteins:
- a CDS encoding SusC/RagA family TonB-linked outer membrane protein, which translates to MQLKTNIFSLFLIFLFIIFGFTSFGQFDSSNSKHFIRGSVLDGQKKFVLSDVSVTEINENERVVSSVLTDADGNFAINAHSLKNKLVVSFIGYISQSKSISTIKDTVIVFRLINDHTKKSLEDVSIVAIKDNGISNGSGMKIKKRDVTTSVATINASVMQEMQAASIDQMLQGRLPGVDIAAVSGDPGVGMQIRIRGTSSINAGSDPLIVLDGMPYSTTIPSDFNFASSDEQGYAQLLNISPADIQDITVLKDAAATAVWGARGANGVLVINTKRGIKSDPQITYTFKGTISKNPSGIPMLSGDQYSQLIPEAYMNRTGATLNTQTNKEFAYDPTDPYWYYNYSNNTDWVKAITRTGILQDHVLSIRGGGSKAQYYASIGYFGQTGTTIGTNLQRISTRINLDYNVAQNLKFSADFAYTFVDNDQLYASTVRNIAYRKMPNMSIYEYNAYGEKTPNYFSPESNIQGQYPGTYNPVAFVNNASNKQIGNRITPHFNIQYTIIPRLLTVVSDVQFDINSGKVKTILPQIATGRPVTETTVNRASDADYDGFTLATKTNLLYTPNLGEKHSLQTLISFQTNDYSFLNQGLMASNTASSYLDVPIVASRTSNDELINNTTNTQTRSAAILLNGQYGFLDRYLINLGIRQDGSSRFGKDHRYGYFPSASARWRLSGEPFMRKFSWLDDFSFRASYGQSGNMPNADYLYYSTYGNYTWNYLEQSGSYQQNIQLNNLKWETIIGKNIGLDISLFKSRISLTADIYRNRTKDMIYPNLSLMSYSGYSSISYLNAGTMDNQGWEIGFFSTPIKSKDWKVEFNVNLAHNENIIRTISDLYPRENIQDLTQNGVFKSMIQENNPFGSIYGYKYEGVYKDASETIARDKNGSPIIGPDGENKYMRFYYPSVDYTFQPGDAKYQDINHDGNIDYRDIVYLGNTNPKLTGGFGPTITYKDRLKITAFFSFRTGYKLINATEMYTTNMYSFDNQSTAVLRRWRKDGDVTDIPRAVYGYGYNWLGSSRYVQDASYLRWRTITVRYDLAPNTSRRLGLNALGFYLTAENIFTWTKYIGQDPEVTTRITSPFSVATDNSVTPPTRTVTIGISARL; encoded by the coding sequence TAGTGTGACAGAAATTAATGAAAATGAACGTGTAGTCAGTAGTGTTTTGACAGATGCGGACGGAAATTTTGCAATCAATGCACATAGTTTAAAAAATAAGTTAGTTGTATCTTTTATTGGATATATTTCTCAATCAAAATCAATATCTACTATAAAGGATACTGTAATTGTATTTAGACTAATAAATGACCATACTAAAAAATCATTAGAAGATGTTTCAATTGTTGCCATAAAAGATAATGGTATATCTAATGGCTCTGGAATGAAAATAAAGAAAAGAGATGTGACGACTTCTGTAGCGACGATCAATGCAAGTGTCATGCAGGAGATGCAAGCAGCATCAATAGATCAGATGCTTCAAGGACGTTTACCAGGTGTTGATATCGCTGCCGTCTCTGGCGACCCAGGTGTCGGTATGCAAATCAGAATACGAGGAACATCTTCCATTAATGCCGGATCAGATCCTTTAATTGTTTTAGATGGGATGCCATATAGTACGACTATTCCTAGTGATTTTAATTTTGCCTCTTCAGATGAACAAGGATACGCACAATTATTAAATATATCTCCAGCAGACATACAAGATATTACCGTACTTAAAGATGCCGCCGCTACAGCTGTGTGGGGTGCTCGAGGCGCAAATGGAGTATTAGTTATAAATACAAAGAGAGGTATTAAAAGTGACCCTCAAATTACCTATACTTTTAAAGGTACTATTTCAAAGAATCCGTCAGGGATTCCCATGTTATCTGGAGATCAATACTCTCAATTAATACCAGAAGCTTATATGAATAGGACTGGGGCGACTCTTAATACGCAAACAAATAAGGAATTTGCTTATGACCCAACAGATCCATATTGGTATTATAATTATAGTAATAATACCGATTGGGTTAAAGCCATCACAAGGACGGGTATATTGCAAGATCATGTACTTTCGATAAGAGGTGGAGGGAGTAAAGCGCAATATTATGCTTCCATAGGCTATTTTGGGCAGACTGGTACTACTATTGGTACTAACTTACAACGTATCTCTACCAGAATTAACTTAGATTATAACGTCGCCCAGAATCTAAAATTTTCGGCCGACTTTGCTTATACTTTTGTGGATAATGACCAATTATACGCTAGTACAGTTAGGAATATTGCCTATAGGAAAATGCCCAATATGAGTATATATGAATATAATGCTTATGGAGAGAAAACGCCCAATTATTTTTCACCAGAATCAAATATTCAGGGTCAATATCCTGGAACGTACAATCCAGTCGCATTTGTCAACAATGCTTCAAATAAACAAATCGGTAATAGGATTACACCACATTTTAATATCCAATACACAATTATTCCAAGATTATTAACAGTTGTCTCTGATGTCCAATTTGACATTAATAGCGGAAAAGTTAAAACAATTCTACCTCAAATTGCGACGGGGAGACCTGTTACTGAAACAACGGTCAATAGAGCCTCTGATGCAGACTATGATGGATTCACTTTAGCAACGAAAACAAATCTGCTCTATACTCCTAATCTTGGAGAAAAGCATTCTTTGCAAACTCTTATTTCATTTCAAACAAATGATTATAGTTTTTTAAACCAAGGATTAATGGCTTCTAATACTGCATCATCATATTTAGATGTCCCCATAGTGGCTTCTAGAACATCCAATGACGAATTAATCAATAATACGACCAATACACAAACACGATCCGCTGCAATTCTACTAAATGGACAATATGGCTTTTTGGATCGCTATCTTATAAATTTAGGTATTCGTCAAGATGGAAGTTCTCGTTTTGGAAAAGATCATAGATACGGTTACTTTCCATCGGCATCCGCAAGGTGGCGTCTTTCTGGGGAGCCATTTATGCGGAAATTTAGTTGGTTGGATGATTTTAGTTTTCGTGCAAGTTATGGACAAAGCGGTAATATGCCCAATGCAGATTATTTATACTATAGTACCTATGGTAACTATACTTGGAATTATCTTGAACAGTCTGGTTCATATCAACAAAATATTCAATTGAATAATCTTAAATGGGAGACCATTATTGGGAAGAATATTGGATTAGATATTTCATTGTTTAAATCAAGAATTTCTTTAACTGCTGATATATATCGAAATAGGACGAAAGACATGATCTATCCAAATCTATCACTCATGTCCTATAGTGGTTATAGTAGTATTTCTTATCTTAATGCGGGTACTATGGATAATCAGGGATGGGAGATTGGCTTTTTTTCTACCCCAATTAAGAGTAAAGATTGGAAAGTTGAATTTAATGTAAATCTTGCACATAATGAGAATATTATACGTACCATTTCTGATTTATATCCTAGAGAGAATATACAAGATTTGACACAAAATGGGGTGTTTAAAAGCATGATTCAAGAAAATAATCCATTCGGTTCTATTTATGGCTACAAATATGAAGGAGTATATAAAGATGCTTCGGAAACAATTGCTAGAGATAAAAATGGCAGCCCAATTATTGGACCAGATGGGGAAAATAAATATATGCGTTTTTATTATCCGTCTGTAGATTATACATTTCAACCTGGTGATGCCAAATACCAAGATATAAATCATGACGGAAATATCGATTATCGAGATATTGTTTACCTAGGTAATACCAATCCAAAATTAACAGGAGGTTTTGGTCCAACTATAACTTATAAAGACAGATTAAAAATTACTGCATTTTTCTCTTTCCGCACTGGATATAAATTAATCAATGCTACAGAAATGTATACTACAAATATGTACAGTTTTGACAATCAAAGTACAGCCGTACTGCGTAGATGGCGTAAAGATGGAGATGTGACTGACATACCTCGTGCGGTTTATGGGTATGGATACAATTGGTTAGGGTCTAGTCGATATGTTCAAGATGCATCTTATTTACGTTGGCGTACAATTACAGTTCGATATGATTTGGCTCCAAATACCTCTAGAAGATTGGGGTTGAATGCTCTTGGCTTTTATCTTACCGCAGAAAATATATTTACATGGACAAAATATATAGGTCAAGATCCCGAAGTTACTACAAGGATAACAAGCCCTTTTAGCGTTGCAACAGACAATTCTGTAACTCCACCAACAAGAACTGTCACTATTGGAATATCCGCTAGATTATAA